One stretch of Punica granatum isolate Tunisia-2019 chromosome 5, ASM765513v2, whole genome shotgun sequence DNA includes these proteins:
- the LOC116208245 gene encoding DEAD-box ATP-dependent RNA helicase 36, translated as MEQEESQLDQNFPLFFKPSLKKPRPLPSSTHTLDATARKEIEKVKDVNLSNNSSTKATFGDLGLAEWAAQTCKELGMSQPTPVQSHCIPKILAGRDVLGLAQTGSGKTAAFALPILHRLAEDPYGVFALVITPTRELAYQLAEQFRALGSSLHLRCTVVVGGMDMLNQAQTLMLRPHVVISTPGRIKVLLEDNPDIPPVFSNTKFLVLDEADRVLDVGFEEELRVVFQCLPKKRQTLLFSATMTSELQTLLELSQNKAYFYEAYEGFRTVDTLKQQYVFIPQNVKEVYLFHLLSKMGEMGIRSAIIFVSTCRTCHLLSSLLEELDQEAAALHSFKSQSLRLAALHRFKSGQAPILLATDVGSRGLDIPTVDLVINYDIPRYPRDYVHRVGRTARAGRGGLAISFITQGDIELIHEIEADIGKQLEKFECKENEVLSEITKVYKAKRVATTKMMDDGFEERVKERKKKKLKTLRKKGVLKQRSRKRKTSEEATD; from the exons ATGGAGCAAGAAGAATCCCAGCTGGACCAGAACTTCCCGCTCTTTTTCAAACCCAGCCTCAAAAAACCTAGGCCCCTGCCCTCATCCACCCATACCTTGGATGCAACAGCGAGAAAGGAGATAGAGAAGGTCAAAGACGTGAACTTGAGCAACAATTCTTCCACCAAAGCCACATTTGGGGATCTGGGCCTTGCTGAATGGGCCGCGCAAACCTGCAAGGAGCTGGGAATGAGCCAACCTACTCCTGTACAGTCCCACTGCATCCCCAAGATACTAGCTGGTCGCGACGTCTTAGGCTTGGCCCAAACAGGCTCTGGTAAAACTGCCGCATTTGCTCTGCCCATTCTCCATCGCTTGGCTGAGGACCCTTATGGTGTGTTTGCCCTTGTTATCACCCCCACCAG GGAATTGGCATATCAACTGGCAGAGCAGTTCAGGGCCCTGGGATCAAGTTTGCATCTAAGATGCACCGTGGTCGTTGGAGGAATGGATATGCTGAACCAGGCCCAGACTTTGATGTTGAGGCCTCATGTTGTCATCTCGACACCTGGCCGAATCAAGGTCCTCCTGGAAGACAATCCTGATATCCCGCCTGTTTTCTCCAATACAAAG TTCCTTGTTTTGGATGAAGCGGATCGAGTTTTAGATGTTGGCTTCGAAGAGGAACTTAGGGTAGTCTTTCAGTGCTTGCCAAAGAAAAGGCAGACCTTACTATTCTCCGCAACAATGACAAGTGAGCTGCAGACATTGCTCGAGCTTTCCCAGAATAAAGCATACTTCTATGAGGCTTATGAAGGTTTCAGGACTGTTGATACTCTTAAGCAACAGTATGTTTTCATCCCTCAGAATGTCAAGGAAGTGtatttgtttcatttattATCCAAGATGGGAGAAATGGGTATTCGCTCTGCCATCATATTCGTCTCTACATGCAG AACTTGCCACCTTTTAAGTTCATTACTTGAAGAGCTTGATCAAGAGGCTGCTGCATTGCATTCTTTTAAATCCCAAAGTTTGAGGCTTGCAGCACTTCATCGGTTCAAATCTGGCCAAGCTCCCATATTGCTGGCCACAGATGTTGGAAGTCGTGGTCTGGACATTCCTACAGTTGATCTCGTGATCAACTATGACATTCCAAG GTATCCAAGAGATTATGTTCATCGTGTGGGCCGTACAGCAAGAGCAGGCAGAGGGGGTCTGGCGATTAGCTTCATAACACAG GGTGACATTGAGTTAATTCATGAAATAGAAGCTGATATTgggaaacaacttgaaaagttcgaATGTAAAGAGAATGAGGTCCTTTCAGAGATTACGAAG GTTTACAAGGCCAAACGGGTGGCAACGACGAAGATGATGGATGATGGATTTGAGGAAAGAGTAAAGGAacggaaaaagaagaagctcaAGACTCTACGCAAGAAAGGTGTGTTGAAGCAAAGAAGTAGGAAGAGAAAAACAAGCGAAGAAGCAACTGATTAA
- the LOC116208246 gene encoding vicilin-like antimicrobial peptides 2-2 isoform X2, translating to MSTTMILFRRGFVLSLLLILPCSLSPVLGERGEGWGKGLEYEVLRCIDECDNTDIREYLLCQRDCELGYGARGHEEEQQHGGRGMDPRWQPRPGRERIPKRTRESEYERCLRRCESEGPGGRGREGRWRRCEDQCEELLRPRERRRGWERERERIPRRTDPQSEYERCLRRCEYEGPGGRGREARWRQCGDQCEELLRPRKQRRDWERERERIPRRTGPQSEYERCLQRCEYEGPGGRGREGRRWQKCEDQCEELLRARERKRDWEREREILISDDQTSTTESKERFERCMRQCELHPGGQQRQLCKFRCQQQQRQRDEGPGEEVNYLPGGGEEKIKGGNGEEINSQDSEHIERDE from the exons ATGTCGACGACAATGATATTGTTCCGACGTGGTTTCGTGCTTTCCCTCCTCCTTATCCTTCCCTGCTCTCTCTCGCCTGTCCTCGGCGAGCGGGGCGAGGGATGGGGTAAGGGCTTGGAGTATGAGGTCCTCCGGTGCATAGACGAGTGCGACAACACGGACATACGGGAGTACCTCTTGTGCCAGAGAGACTGCGAGCTCGGGTACGGTGCGCGCGGACACGAAGAGGAGCAACAGCATGGTGGCCGAGGAATGGACCCCCGATGGCAG CCCCGTCCTGGCCGCGAGAGGATTCCCAAACGCACTCGTGAGAGTGAGTACGAGCGATGCCTCCGGAGGTGCGAGTCCGAGGGACCTGGTGGCAGGGGCAGGGAAGGGAGATGGCGGCGGTGTGAAGACCAGTGCGAGGAGCTGCTGAGGCCCCGAGAGCGGAGGAGAGGCTGGGAAAGAGAGCGGGAGAGGATTCCCAGACGCACCGATCCTCAGAGCGAGTACGAGCGTTGCCTCCGGAGGTGCGAGTATGAAGGACCTGGTGGCCGGGGCAGGGAAGCGCGGTGGCGGCAGTGTGGAGACCAGTGCGAGGAGCTGCTGAGGCCCCGAAAGCAGAGGAGAGACTGGGAAAGAGAGCGGGAGAGGATTCCCCGACGCACCGGTCCTCAGAGCGAGTACGAGCGTTGCCTCCAGAGGTGTGAGTATGAAGGCCCTGGCGGCCGGGGCAGGGAAGGGAGGCGGTGGCAGAAATGTGAGGACCAGTGTGAGGAGCTGCTGAGGGCCCGAGAGCGGAAGAGAGACTGGGAAAGAGAGCGGGAGATCTTGATCAGTGATGATCAAACCAGCACGACCGAATCGAAAGAGAGGTTTGAACGGTGCATGAGGCAGTGCGAGCTGCATCCCGGGGGCCAGCAGAGGCAGCTGTGCAAGTTCAGGTGCCAGCAGCAGCAGCGCCAGCGGGACGAAGGGCCAGGAGAAGAGGTGAATTACCTGCcgggaggaggagaagagaagaTCAAGGGCGGGAACGGTGAAGAGATCAATTCCCA GGACAGCGAACATATTGAACGAGATGAATAA
- the LOC116208246 gene encoding vicilin-like antimicrobial peptides 2-1 isoform X1 yields the protein MSTTMILFRRGFVLSLLLILPCSLSPVLGERGEGWGKGLEYEVLRCIDECDNTDIREYLLCQRDCELGYGARGHEEEQQHGGRGMDPRWQPRPGRERIPKRTRESEYERCLRRCESEGPGGRGREGRWRRCEDQCEELLRPRERRRGWERERERIPRRTDPQSEYERCLRRCEYEGPGGRGREARWRQCGDQCEELLRPRKQRRDWERERERIPRRTGPQSEYERCLQRCEYEGPGGRGREGRRWQKCEDQCEELLRARERKRDWEREREILISDDQTSTTESKERFERCMRQCELHPGGQQRQLCKFRCQQQQRQRDEGPGEEVNYLPGGGEEKIKGGNGTANILNEMNKEAEQVAYDFAAQEMDRAFDSQDGSHSVPAATSEGEPEERTMGSNLDLV from the exons ATGTCGACGACAATGATATTGTTCCGACGTGGTTTCGTGCTTTCCCTCCTCCTTATCCTTCCCTGCTCTCTCTCGCCTGTCCTCGGCGAGCGGGGCGAGGGATGGGGTAAGGGCTTGGAGTATGAGGTCCTCCGGTGCATAGACGAGTGCGACAACACGGACATACGGGAGTACCTCTTGTGCCAGAGAGACTGCGAGCTCGGGTACGGTGCGCGCGGACACGAAGAGGAGCAACAGCATGGTGGCCGAGGAATGGACCCCCGATGGCAG CCCCGTCCTGGCCGCGAGAGGATTCCCAAACGCACTCGTGAGAGTGAGTACGAGCGATGCCTCCGGAGGTGCGAGTCCGAGGGACCTGGTGGCAGGGGCAGGGAAGGGAGATGGCGGCGGTGTGAAGACCAGTGCGAGGAGCTGCTGAGGCCCCGAGAGCGGAGGAGAGGCTGGGAAAGAGAGCGGGAGAGGATTCCCAGACGCACCGATCCTCAGAGCGAGTACGAGCGTTGCCTCCGGAGGTGCGAGTATGAAGGACCTGGTGGCCGGGGCAGGGAAGCGCGGTGGCGGCAGTGTGGAGACCAGTGCGAGGAGCTGCTGAGGCCCCGAAAGCAGAGGAGAGACTGGGAAAGAGAGCGGGAGAGGATTCCCCGACGCACCGGTCCTCAGAGCGAGTACGAGCGTTGCCTCCAGAGGTGTGAGTATGAAGGCCCTGGCGGCCGGGGCAGGGAAGGGAGGCGGTGGCAGAAATGTGAGGACCAGTGTGAGGAGCTGCTGAGGGCCCGAGAGCGGAAGAGAGACTGGGAAAGAGAGCGGGAGATCTTGATCAGTGATGATCAAACCAGCACGACCGAATCGAAAGAGAGGTTTGAACGGTGCATGAGGCAGTGCGAGCTGCATCCCGGGGGCCAGCAGAGGCAGCTGTGCAAGTTCAGGTGCCAGCAGCAGCAGCGCCAGCGGGACGAAGGGCCAGGAGAAGAGGTGAATTACCTGCcgggaggaggagaagagaagaTCAAGGGCGGGAACG GGACAGCGAACATATTGAACGAGATGAATAAGGAGGCCGAGCAAGTAGCCTACGACTTCGCGGCACAAGAGATGGACCGCGCCTTCGACAGTCAAGATGGGTCTCATTCAGTGCCGGCGGCAACATCGGAAGGTGAACCCGAAGAGAGAACCATGGGGTCGAATCTCGACCTTGTTTGA